The sequence below is a genomic window from Cicer arietinum cultivar CDC Frontier isolate Library 1 chromosome 6, Cicar.CDCFrontier_v2.0, whole genome shotgun sequence.
AACTCACGCGTATAAGAATGGAAAGTAACATCCAATCTTGTTAGTGAATTCAAGTACACTTGCTGCCATGTATTTCCATCAACACTACTCCTAAAGGGATATGGTTGCCCTGGTATAAGCAAATACCCATCTCTTGATGCTTCAAATTCTAATACTGACATACATAACTTCACCATGTCTGATGCTTTTTCTCTAGATTCCCATAAAATCTGCCTCCGTTTCTTAATATGTTCATGGAACTCCGGAGGAATTCCTGAACTTTTAGTTGAAGTATTTCCAGAACTATTTGAACTTGGAACCCCACAAGCCCAGCCCATTGCTCTCTCAAGCTGTCCTTCAGCTATAAGAGAAGTTTGTTCACAAGACTGAAGGCTATCTAATGACGACGTGATTTTTGAAATGGCAGATTGTATATTTTCCAATAATTTAGATCTGCTGAGGTTTAAAATGATTGGATACAAGCTGTCATCGGTATCAAGATACTTCTCATATTTGATTCCTCTGTTATATGATGGGTTCAAACAAACATCAAGCATCCATTCCATCTGAACGACCTTGAGGGTAGTTTTTCGAAGAGCTTCTTTCAACTCATTCACTTGTCTTTTCATGAAAGAAGCTGTTGACTTTGCTGCTCAAGCAGTTTCATGTGCATTACAATACTCATCAAGCATAAGTGGTTTGTACGTGACCATCTGAACCAAGTATACCCAGTTTCTTAGGCTTAGTCTTTGTTGAT
It includes:
- the LOC101509867 gene encoding uncharacterized protein isoform X3, with amino-acid sequence MKRQVNELKEALRKTTLKVVQMEWMLDVCLNPSYNRGIKYEKYLDTDDSLYPIILNLSRSKLLENIQSAISKITSSLDSLQSCEQTSLIAEGQLERAMGWACGVPSSNSSGNTSTKSSGIPPEFHEHIKKRRQILWESREKASDMVKLCMSVLEFEASRDGYLLIPGQPYPFRSSVDGNTWQQVYLNSLTRLDVTFHSYTRTEQEWKLAQCTVEAASNGLYTATNELCIASLKAKSASGRSHRSW
- the LOC101509867 gene encoding uncharacterized protein isoform X1; this encodes MKRQVNELKEALRKTTLKVVQMEWMLDVCLNPSYNRGIKYEKYLDTDDSLYPIILNLSRSKLLENIQSAISKITSSLDSLQSCEQTSLIAEGQLERAMGWACGVPSSNSSGNTSTKSSGIPPEFHEHIKKRRQILWESREKASDMVKLCMSVLEFEASRDGYLLIPGQPYPFRSSVDGNTWQQVYLNSLTRLDVTFHSYTRTEQEWKLAQCTVEAASNGLYTATNELCIASLKAKSASGDLRSTVLSMRDCAYEASVALSAFARVSRILTALSSECGSMLEEVQSLKFLMLSCITVDYNFELIFRLVYRIQCLLMSNPCIV
- the LOC101509867 gene encoding uncharacterized protein isoform X2 encodes the protein MKRQVNELKEALRKTTLKVVQMEWMLDVCLNPSYNRGIKYEKYLDTDDSLYPIILNLSRSKLLENIQSAISKITSSLDSLQSCEQTSLIAEGQLERAMGWACGVPSSNSSGNTSTKSSGIPPEFHEHIKKRRQILWESREKASDMVKLCMSVLEFEASRDGYLLIPGQPYPFRSSVDGNTWQQVYLNSLTRLDVTFHSYTRTEQEWKLAQCTVEAASNGLYTATNELCIASLKAKSASGDLRSTVLSMRDCAYEASVALSAFARVSRILTALSSECGSMLEEIWWDKQY